The region GTGCTCCGAGCCGGCAGGCACGCGGCGGCGTAAGGTACCCTGTGAACGCTTTCTCGCCGCTGCTCGAGATGCTCGGACACGACTTCATGCGCAATGCCTTCCTGGTCGCTTCTGCGATGGCGCTCGCCGGCGGGCTCGCCGGCTATTTCCTCGTGCTCCGCAACCAGGTGTTCGCCGCGGACGCGCTGGGGCACGTCGCCTTCACGGGGGCGCTCGCCGCCTTGGTCCTCGGGGTGAGCGAGCTCGCCGGGGCGTTCGGGCTGACCGTGCTCGCGGCGGCCTTCCTGAGCCGCATGACCGCGGGCAGCCGGGCCGGGGACGTGGTGATCGGATCGTTCTTTGCCTGGGTGCTGGGACTGGGCGTGCTTTTCCTGTCGCTGTACGTCACCACCCGCAGTGGTTCGACCAACGGCGCCGCGGGGGTAACCGTGCTCTTCGGCAGCGTGTTCGGTGTCGGCCCCGCCCAGGCTCGGCTGAGCGCGGCGATCGGGGCCGGCGCGACGGCGGCGCTGTTGGCGATCGGCCGTCCACTGTTGTTCGCGTCCGTGGACGACGCGGCGGCCGCGGCGTACGGGGTCGGCGTGCGCGCGATCAGTCTGGTGTTCCTGCTGCTCGTCGCCGTGATCGTGGCGGAAGCGGTGCAGGTGGTGGGGGCGCTGTTGATCCTGGGGGTATTTGCCACCCCAGCCGCGATCGCCCAACGGTTAACCCCGCGCCCCTACCTCGGCATGATGTTGAGCGCGGGGACCGCGCTGCTCGGGGTGTGGGCGGGGTTGACCATCAGTTACGCAGTGCCCCACGTTCCACCAAGCTTTGCGGTAACGGGCGTCCTGTTCGCGGGGTACGTGGGTGTCGCCGGGGCGGGAAGCCTGCGCCTCAAGCGGTCGGGAACCCGCTAATCAGATCGCGATCGCTAACGCTCAAGTAGAAAACCCCGCTGGAAAAGCCGCACAAGTAGTAAAGATAAGTGCCGTCGCAGGCTGTGAGGGTACCCGTTACATTGGTGCTCCCTCTGGTTGTGAACATGCCACCAATCCGCGATTAGTGGCCATTTGCTTACGCACGAGGGCGTGAGCGAGAGACCCACAGTCCCCGATGGCGGCGCCGCCACGGGATCACCATTGGCACGTGACCGGCATAATCAGTCCAGTCCTGCCCGAATGCCTCGGCGAGCGCGCGCTCTTCCATGCGGGCCCGGCCGGCGAACCGCATCACGATGACCGCCAAATACGCCGCGAGCACCCACCTCCGATAGATCACGAGTGTGCCCGCCACGAGCAGCCAGAATCCAAGATACATCGGGTGCCGGACGATCGCATACGGCCCGTGCCGGATCAGCCGGTGCTCGCGATGCAGCCGGACCCCCTTGCTCGTGGTGACGGTCCACAGCGGCCCAAGCGTGCCGCGTCCCCACAAGACCAGGATCACCCCGGATAGGAACACGACCAGACCGGCGGCGCGGGCGATCAAGCCGCCGGTGTTCGATAGCGGCACCGGGATCGGAATCCAAAGCCAGGCGGTGAGTCCCGCCAGGCCCAGCCACCCAAGCACGGTGACGGCCGCCAGCCGCCAGCCGGACAGGCCCTCGAACGGCATGGCGGTCCCGGTCAGCCGCCCCGACGGCCGCCGCGTGAGGAACGCGCCGCCCGCCACC is a window of bacterium DNA encoding:
- a CDS encoding metal ABC transporter permease, translating into MNAFSPLLEMLGHDFMRNAFLVASAMALAGGLAGYFLVLRNQVFAADALGHVAFTGALAALVLGVSELAGAFGLTVLAAAFLSRMTAGSRAGDVVIGSFFAWVLGLGVLFLSLYVTTRSGSTNGAAGVTVLFGSVFGVGPAQARLSAAIGAGATAALLAIGRPLLFASVDDAAAAAYGVGVRAISLVFLLLVAVIVAEAVQVVGALLILGVFATPAAIAQRLTPRPYLGMMLSAGTALLGVWAGLTISYAVPHVPPSFAVTGVLFAGYVGVAGAGSLRLKRSGTR
- a CDS encoding isoprenylcysteine carboxylmethyltransferase family protein, which gives rise to MPAGMTLETIINGIVIAGVAVVFAVVAGGAFLTRRPSGRLTGTAMPFEGLSGWRLAAVTVLGWLGLAGLTAWLWIPIPVPLSNTGGLIARAAGLVVFLSGVILVLWGRGTLGPLWTVTTSKGVRLHREHRLIRHGPYAIVRHPMYLGFWLLVAGTLVIYRRWVLAAYLAVIVMRFAGRARMEERALAEAFGQDWTDYAGHVPMVIPWRRRHRGLWVSRSRPRA